From one Lolium rigidum isolate FL_2022 chromosome 4, APGP_CSIRO_Lrig_0.1, whole genome shotgun sequence genomic stretch:
- the LOC124649678 gene encoding RING-H2 finger protein ATL66-like codes for MAAPPEGAAGATNQVMKVRYADVDDSNFALHGRAVPLLAGLLALALVALVAACLYLNWACNRRHRRHRADLEATAAAAVLPGLDADAINALPVTLYSPTRSNERNDGGGEEEQAAEAECSICISALVAGEKVKALPPCGHRFHPGCVDDWLRSHPSCPLCRTTLLPVTSAKQDAC; via the coding sequence atggccgcgccgccggagGGCGCCGCGGGGGCGACGAACCAGGTGATGAAGGTGCGCTACGCCGACGTAGACGACAGCAACTTCGCGCTGCACGGCCGCGCCGTGCCGCTGCTGGCCGGCCTGCTCGCGCTCGCCCTCGTCGCCTTGGTCGCCGCCTGCCTCTACCTCAACTGGGCGTGCAACCGCAggcaccgccgccaccgcgccgacCTCGAGGCCACCGCGGCGGCTGCCGTGCTCCCCGGCCTCGACGCCGACGCCATCAATGCGCTGCCTGTCACGCTCTACAGCCCAACGCGTTCGAACGAGCgaaacgacggcggcggcgaggaggagcaaGCGGCGGAGGCGGAGTGCTCGATATGCATCAGCGCTTTGGTGGCTGGGGAAAAGGTGAAGGCGCTCCCTCCCTGCGGCCACCGGTTCCACCCGGGCTGCGTCGACGACTGGCTCCGTTCCCATCCCAGCTGCCCGCTCTGCCGCACCACCCTCCTCCCAGTGACCTCCGCCAAACAGGACGCCTGTTGA